AGCCTCGAGATGGAGCCTGTCGATCCGAAGAAATACGTCCCTCGATTCTGTTCTGAACTCGAACTTCCCGAAGAGGTACAAGCGAAAGCTAACGAAATCATCGATACGACAGCCGAGAAAGGGTTGCTGTCAGGCAAATCACCGACTGAATATGCCGCAGCGGCCATCTATGCCGCTTCGCTCCTGTGCAATAGCAAAAAGACCCAGCGTGAGGTCGCGGATGTTGCGCAAGTAACTGAGGTCACGATCCGAAATCGCTATCAAGAGCAAATCGCTGCAATGGGAATTCACAGCTAACGTTGCTCAGTTGGAATCAGTTCACAGGTAGTAGTCCTCGCGTTCGATAACCTCGGCGAAGGCAACGGTTTCTGTGACATCCGTGAGTTCGATGGTCACTCGTTCGCCCTTCTCCGTATCGGGGACAATGATCACATAGCCTCGCTCGACACGAGCAACGCCATCACCTTGCTCTCCGAGACCTTCAATATCTACAGTTCGGGTTTCGCCTTCCGCAACAGGTGGCTCTAGAGTGTCTTCCTCTCGTCTCTGTGTGCTGTCCTCGCT
Above is a genomic segment from Natronolimnobius baerhuensis containing:
- a CDS encoding TRAM domain-containing protein — translated: MQIPDTLLCLFSASVTEQRDSYVIEIPKSEIETGNLREDDVYRVGLFETKTTPSEDSTQRREEDTLEPPVAEGETRTVDIEGLGEQGDGVARVERGYVIIVPDTEKGERVTIELTDVTETVAFAEVIEREDYYL